GCGAGGGCGGATGATTCGCTAGTAGCCGACAGCCGATTGCGAATGAGAGTGCCCTGCGCCTGGACCCATCAGCGCCGTACAGGTCTGTTCCACATCCGCCCGGCCGCGGCCGATCAAGATCCGATGGGCGATGCGGGCGCCGCGACCGCCTGGCGATCCATTTCCGGGGCAGGCGCCGGCGCTGGTGAAGGGAGGCGCAGCAGTGTTGCTTTGCCTGGTACTGGGGGGCCCGTCGTGGCGGCGCTATTGTTTTCTCATGCCTGATCGTGAACCGCTGGCGGCGTTTCTTCGGGCCCGTCGAGAACGGTTGAAGCCTGCTGATGTCGGCCTTGCCGACAGCGGGCGTCGCCGGGTGGCGGGTTTGCGTCGTGAGGAAGTGGCGATGCTTGCGGGCATAAGCGCCGACTACTATCTGCGGCTTGAGCAAGGCCGAACGACTCAGCCCTCTGATCAGGTACTCGCGGCTTTGGCCGGCGCGCTACAACTCGATGATGACGCGGCCGAGTACATGCGCAACTTGGCTCGGCCTGCTTTACCACGCCGTTCCGGTTCGGCCGCGCCGGTTGAGAAAGTTGATCTCGGCCTGCGGACATTGATTGACAATTGGCAATTGATTCCCGCATATGTTCAGGACCGGCACATGAACGTTTTAGCGGCCAACTCGATGGCTCAAGCGCTGTTGCCTTATTTCGCACCGGGATTCAACCAGCTGCGGACGGCGTTTTTGGACTCGGACTTTCCCGCTTGGGTGCGCAACTGGGACGAGGTAACCGAGATGCTCGTGTCATGGCTTCGGTTCAACTTCGCCGAAGACCGCTCAAACGACCCCGAACTGGTATCGCTCATCAACGAGCTCAGCGACGCTAGCCCACGGTTTCGCAGCTTGTGGGCGCGCCAAGAGGTCAAGCAAAAGACGAGCGGGCCAGCTCCGTTCTACCACCCCAGAGTTGGGCCGCTCACGCTGTGTTACCGAGTATTCATGCTGCCCGACATGAGGCAGACGATGATTGCCTACTACGCCGAACCTGGCACGCGTTCGGAGGAAAGCTTGCGTCTGCTCTCCAGTCTCGTGCATTCGGGGTAGCCGGTCACCCGGCTCCGTGCGTTGTCATCCGCACCGCTAATGGGGATGCGGCCCTTTGGGTTGTGGGTCGAGCGCAGCCATAGGAGTGGTTGCGTCACTCACTGAAGTTTGGTTCACAGAACGGTGGACGTATGGCGTTGTCTCAGCGCGGCTTCAGTGGCTTCGTGGGGAACCTGTGATTGCCAATACCAGGAAAAGACGGCTCTGGCTACCGGTCGCGTGCCGCGTCAGCATCGGGTGGTGAGGATTCGTCGCCTGGCCAGCGGGCAGCGGTGCGCATAGGAGGATTCGATGGCAGAACTGATGGATTGGGACGACGCCTACCACGAGAACGGGATCTTCAGTGGCCTGCCGCCATGGGGCATCGGTCGACCGCAACCACAGATCGCCGACCTCATCAGTCAAGGGATGTTTCGCAGCGATGTGCTCGACGCCGGCTGCGGCTACGGTGACACTTCGCTTGTTTTGGCGGCGTTGGGCTACACCGTCGTCGGAATCGACCGAAGTGTGATTGCGATAGACGCGGCAGTCGAGGAGCGCCGCCGCCGACGGCTGCCCAACGCAACGTTCGTGTCGTCCGACATCACGTCCCTTACTGGTTACGAAGATCGGTTCGCGACCGTCGTCGACAGCGCGCTGTTTCATGCACTTCCGGTAACGAAGCGCGACGACTACTTGAATTCGATACGCCGGGCGTCCGCGCCTGGCGCCTCGCTGTACATCCTGACATTCACCCAGGCGGCGTTCCCCGAAGATCCCGGATATCCGATTCCCAACGTAGTCACGAGAAACGAACTGGGCGACGCAGTAGGCAGGCATTGGACCATCGATGAGATCCGGCCGGCGTTCATTCACGCCTATGCGCCACAAACCCGTTCAAGCCCCAGGTTCGATTTGGACGCCGACGGATACGAAAAGCTGCCGGCGTTGCTACTCACCGCCCACCGGCCTTGACGAAACAAAGCGGTGGCGACCTCTAAACCCCATGATCGCAATGATCATCAGCGTAGGTCTCGGCCGAAACCATCACCCGCAACAACAAATTCGCGTCTCGGACGACGGGCGCCGCTGATGCCCGAGCAGCCCCCTCCGCGCCGGCGGCAGCGACTTGGAAATCAGCCAGCCGGATAGGGATAACTACTTCGCAGCTGCACGACTCTCTAGGAGATAACGTGAGACCTGTCCCGACATACGTGCTCATCCCGGGCGGCTGGCATGCAGCCTGGTGTTGGTGGCCAGTGGCCAAGCGGCTTCGCGCTGCAGGCCATCGCTCGATCGCATTGACTCTGCCGGGTCTCAACGACGGTGAGGATCCGTCGGGTTATCGGCTCACCGACGCGGTGGACTACGTCGTCAGCCAAGTACGCGGGCTCGAACTTGACGTCATCCTGGTTGCGCACAGTTGGGGCGGCTATCCCGCCACGGGCGCGGCTGCACTCCTCGCGGAACAAGTCAGCAAGGTCATTTACTTCAACGCGCTAGTGCCGGTGTGCGGCAAGTCGCTGGTTGACGATCACCCACCCGCCGGCCGCGACTTACTGCTGCATTTGATCAACGATTCGCCTGATGGCGCGATTGCACCGACTCTGGCCTACGTTGAAGAGCTGTTCATGCAGGACACCGCGCCGATACTGCAGCGGATGGTGGCCGATCTCCTGACACCGCAGCCCGGCGGTTACTTCCTAGACGCTTTGCATGTCGATCCCGCAGCTCTGACTGTGCCTACCGCCTACATCGCCAGCGAAGACGATTGCGCACCCCAATGGTCGGCGGCGGAATTTGCGTCCCGACTCGGCGTCGAACCCGTCTACGTTCCAGGAACCCATCTGAGCATGCTGACCCACCCAGACGAAGTGGCCGAAGCAATCATGGCCGCCTGAATGCTTGCGGCTCAGGGACTGACAGTGAGTCGACCACCAGCCGTTCGAAAATCGCGAGAGCCTAGGAGGGGCCGATGACACACGCGGATCGGAACACCGCCGTCGTCTTGGGGGCAAGTATGGGCGGCCTGCTGGCCGCACGAGTCCTGGCCGACTTCTACCAGCGGGTCACCGTGGTGGAACGTGACGTCCTGCCCGACGTTCCGGTAAACCGGCGTGGCGTGCCGCAGGGACGACATCCGCACGCGCTGTTGGGCAGGGCCGTGGAAATAATCGGCAACCTGTTTCCCGGCATATTCGATCAGCTGACAGCCGATGGCGCCATTAGGTGGGACGACGGCGACATGTCGAGATTCTGGTCGAAGTTCGCGGGCCATCTAATGGTGCGCTCGTCAATTCCCGACCCCGCATCGTTGACGGACTATCACCTGAGCCGACCGCTTCTCGAGCACGCGGTACGCCGTGCAGTGCGCAAAATACCGAACATCGAGTTTCTTGAAGAGCACGACTTCGTGGGCTTAACAGCCGACACCGATCGTGCCCGTATCACCGGCGCGCGCGTCCAAAAGCGTGGTGGCACAGACGAAACCGTGATCGCCGCGGATCTCGTTGTCGACGCGACCGGGCGGGGGTCCCGCGCACCGGTATTCCTGGAAGAACTCGGATACCGCCGGCCCCGGGAAGACGAGATCGAGGTACGAATCGCATACGCCACTGTGCCCGTGCGTATTCCGCGCGGAACGCTGCACGAACTCGTGGTGACCAACTATCCCATTTCGTCCCGCCCGACGATGTTTGCCATGTTCGCCTGCGAGAACGATATGTATCTGGTGCTCGGCGGCGGCGTCGGCGGCCAAGATCCGCCGGCTGACGTGACCGAATTGCTCGACCTCGCCGCCACACTTGCTCCTTCCCACATCACCGCAGCCCTGCAGTCGGCTGAGATCCTTGGCGACCTCGCGCAGTATCGAATTCCGTCCAACCGGTGGCGACGCTATGACAAGCTGGCCCGACTGCCAGCGGGGTTACTCGTGTTCGCGGACGCAATCTGTTCGTTCAACCCCATTTACGGTCAAGGCATGACCGTCGCCGCCCTCGAAGCCGAGGTGCTACGTGACTGTCTGCGCCGAGGAGACCGTAACCTGCCGGGACGGTTCTACGGCAAGTCGTCCAAAAAGATTCGCGTGGCTTGGCGCACGGCGGTCGGCTCAGATCTGATGCTCCCGCAGGTCCCCGGCAGACGGCCGCTGTCCGTTCGCGTCATGAACTCCTACATGGACCGGGTTCTCACCGCAGCCGAGACGGATTCGCTTGTAGCGCAGCAATTCTTCCGGGTGGTGCAGATGCTGGACGGCCCCTCAGCGCTGATCCGCCCGCACATAGTTGGCTGCATCGCCAAGGCAAGCATGACGCGGAAGCGCTGTCTTCAGCCGGTCGACCGGATCGGGCAACCACGCCAGTGCGGCACGCTCGGCACCGCCTGGCCCAAATAGCAAGTAATAGAACCAAATAGCAGTAATAGAAAGGAAGACATGGGAGCGTTGGAGGTTTTTGGACCCATCGTCGAGTTCCTGACGCCGGAAGACGACGAGCAGGTATGCGTCATGCGCGCGGTCATCCCCGCCGGGGCGACGGTGCCGCTGCACAGCCACGACGATTTTGAGCATTTCTACATCCTGGCCGGCGCGCACCAAATCCTGGTCCAAGGCGACCGCGGCCCGCAATGGCACGACGCCTGCGCCGGGGATTATGTCCGGTTGCCGGGCGACGTTCCACACGCCATTCGAAACGCCTTGGAAGAACCCGCCGTCGTCCTGATAGTAACCACGCCACGCATGGGCACGTTCTTCCGCGAAGTCGGGCGGCCCGCGGGTTCCCCGCCACCGACTGCCCACGAGGTCGGTCGCTTCCTCGAGATAGCGGAACGTTACGGGTACCTGCTGGCAACACCGGAACAAAACGCAGCGGTCGGCATCACGCTGCCCGCCTCATCGCGTGACGAGCCCCCCGAGCTGGAGAACACGCATGCTGCTATCTGAGATTGCGCCACACTACGACTTTGTGGTGTGCGGGTCAGGCTCATCGGGATCAGTGGTGGCAGGGCGACTCGCCGAAGACCCGGATGTCACCGTGCTCTTGCTGGAGGCCGGCGGTACCGACGACGTCCCGGCCGTCCAAAATCCCTTGCAATGGCCGCACAACCTAGGTAGCGAGCGCGACTGGGGGTTCGTCTCGGAGCCGAATGCTCACCTCAACGGGAGATCGATCTCGCACTCCATGGGCAAAGTGCTCGGTGGGGGGTCCAGCATCAACGTGATGGCATGGGCACGCGGGCACCGCAGCGACTGGGACTACTTTGCCGCCGAGGCGGGCGACGAATCCTGGGGGTATGAGTCGGTGCTTGAAATCTATCGTCGGATCGAAGACTGGCACGGGCCCGCCGACCCCGACCGCGGTGTCGGCGGCCCGCTCTTCAACGCACCCGCGCGCGAACCCAATCCGCTGGCCGCGGCGATCGTTGAGGGCGCACGCTCGGTGGGAATCCCTAGCTACCCAAGCAACAACAGCGCCATGATGGTGGCCGAGGGCGGTGCCTCTCTCATTGATCTCCGACTACGCAATGAGATGCGGCAGTCGACGTTTCGCGGCTACGTCTATCCGCTTCTACAACGGTCGAACCTTTCAGTTCTCACCGGTGCGACGGTGACACGACTGCTCTTTAAGGACAAGCGGGTGACCGCAGTGGAGTTCTACTGCGGTGGGACGAATTACAACGTTTCCGCGATGAGCGAGGTGGTCATTTCCCTTGGTGCGATCAACACGCCAAAAGTACTTATGCAGTCAGGCATCGGCGACGCTGATGAGCTGCGCCGCTTCGCCATACCCGTTGTGTCCCACCTTCCCGGCGTGGGACGAAACTTTCAAGACCACCCGCGTATCGACTGCGTATGGGAGTACCGCGAGCCGCTCGAGCCGCACAACAACGGGGCAGAAGTGATGGTCCTTTCCAAAAGCGACCTTGTACTCGAGGCTCCCGATCTGCAGATATGCGTTGCGGAATTGCCCTTGTCCAGCGCAGAAAATATCGCCGTCTATGGACTACCGGAGCACGGTTGGACGGCGTGTGCTGGCGTGCTCCGACCAAAGAGCCGCGGGCGGGTCCGCCTAACCGGCCCGGATCCGGCCCACCCGGTGGCGATCGAGGACAACAGGTTGGCGCACGAAGAGGACTTCAAGGCCGCGCTAGCCGCCGTTAAGCTGTGCCGCGAAGTCGGTAACTCGGTTCCGGTGCAACGCTTCAACAAACGCGAGGTGATGCCCGGCGATCTGGCCAACCATGAGCTTGAGCGGTTCATCCGCGACGGGACTGAAACCTTCTGGCATCAATCCTGCACGGCGAAAATGGGTCGAGACGCCATGTCGGTGGTGGATGCAAATCTTAGAGTCTATGGGGTAGAGGGACTTCGAATCGCCGACGGCTCGATTATGCCGCGCATCACCACCGGCAACACGATGGCTCCCTGTGTAGTGATTGGAGAGCGTGCAAGCGACATTCTCAAAGCCGAGCACGGGCTAGCACGGACCGGCTGAGCACAGTCCTGGGCGCGCCCGCGGCCGCAACCCGCATGCGCTCGCCAGGGTGTCGAGCACACAATAGCAGCGAGATCGCTTGTCGATGTTACTGGCGTTGGGGGCTGAACATACTCTTGGACAACGTGTTTCATCTAACGTGGGGCAGCGCGGAGGGGCGCTTGTCAGCTTCTGCACTGAACTGCGCACTTCCTAGTTGCTCTCACGTGACGCATTGGTCTTCATGCTGACACGGCCGCGCCGATCCAGAGCTTGGCGAAGCGGCCCACATTCGACGTCTGAAGAAAGGACACGAATTTGAGAAAGATGGCAGATGACATCACTTGAGATAGTCGGAAGCGCCGCAGTTCAGAGCAACCGCGGTATGACACGGAGTTTGAGAACCTACAACTGTTAGCTGGCCGAGCTTCAGCAGCACCGAGAGTCTTCGGCCTCGGTCCCGACTACGATCGCGGACATGGGACTTCGGCAAACACACCCGCCGCACGAGGGGACCGGGCGGTCGAAACGCTCGAAGGCTTGCCGGGCGGAACGAAAGTGAGCGCACATGTCTGACGCGCCGGACCAATCTGCCGATGACCTAGTCGCGCAAGCTATCACCAACTGGCAGTCCACTCATGACGAGTGGGGGCCCAACCATGAGTTGACTCTGACTGCGCTGCTCGCTCTTGCATCCGCGCGCTGGAGCGCCGGCGACAGTCTCGGCGCGGTGCGGGACGCCGACATCGTGCTGGCGGGGCGGCGCGAAACATTGGGCGCTGAACACCCCTCCACCCTCCCGGTGGCCGGGTTGGTCGGGATTTGGCACTACGTGCGCGGCGACGCGGGGGCACTCGAGGAGCTGCGCGAGCTCGTCCCGGTGATGATCCGCGTGCTCGGCGCTGAACACCCGGACACGTTGTGGGCCGCGCACACGTTGGCTGCGGGTTTGGACGGCAGCGATGATCCCGCCGGGCGCCTGGTGCGTTGGGTGCAATTATGTGGCGCCGAAACAAGGGCATTCGGCCCTCGTCATGAGTTGACGCTGTCCGCGGCCTACGGCGTGGCGGTAGCCCGCCACGCGCTGGGTGACCCCTTCGGCGCCAGTGCCGATGCGCTAGTTGTTGTGGGCTACCGCCGACGACTCCTGGGAGAACATCATCCTGACACGTTGGCCGCACAGCTATCGCGGTTGAGTTGGATGTGTGAGGCCCAGGGGTGCAACGATCACACTCTGAAAGAGTTCGACGAGCTGATCGTGGCCCTGCAAAACGCGGTCGGCCACGACCACGAACACACCCTGGTCGCCCGCTACAACCGCGCTAGGTGGACACCGGAGACGTTCAACGAAATCGAGCGAATCTCCGAATGGGAAGTCATCGCCGAGGATCTCGCGCGTGTCTTCGGCGAGCAGCACCCGGTAAGCCTCGGCGCCGTCCAAGCGCTCGCCGCGGCCCGTGCTGAATGGGAAGACAGCCTCAACGAGATCCGCAACATTGCCTTTGATCTATACGTCGATGCCGAATCTGAGGACCGTGGCATCGATGTCATGCCCGGGCGGGATTGGATGAACCCGGGCAACCTCGACGAAGACGCCCAAGACAAGGTCGCCGAAGACGCCGACGAACAACGCTCCGAACGGGCCGATCTGATGGAGCACGCGACCGCGGTCAAAAAGGCGCTTGCGGTTACCGCGCGAACCCGCGGCAACGACGACATCGAAACCTTGCAATGGCGGTATTACCTTGCCTGGTGGTTGTGGCAAGGCCACGAATTCGACCCCGCCGGACAACGCGCCCGAAAACTCATCGACGACTGCGTGCGCCTGCTCGGTGATGACCATCCGCTCACCGGCGCGACGCGCGCACTCGAACACCACATCACCAATCGTGAATGGGCTGGGCTAAGCCCGTTTTGGGATGGCAGCGCTTCGATTTGACTGCAGTCCGCGGTCTTGCGGCCTGTCCCCAGCGGGTAGCCGTCAGGTCAACGACGCCCGCACCGCCGTCGTCAGTACCGGTGGGCGAGTTCCGTCGGGTGTCATGGTGTTGCAGCGCGCAACCTGACGTCGCGACGCTATTCGAAAGCGATGACGCCGCGGATGTTCTTGCCGGCGCGAAGGTCTTTCATGGCCTCGTTGATGTCGTCGAGCTTGTATTTCTGCGTGACCAGCTCGTCGAGCTTGATCAGGCCCGCCTCGTACATCGCCAAGAGTTTCGGCATGGCCTCGCGCGGGTTCAGCTCGCCGTAGAGCACGCCTTTGAACGTCTTGCACGAACTGACCATGTCAGTGAGGACGATCGGCACCATCAGGTCGGTGATCTTCGGCATCCCGGTCAGCACACAGGTTCCGCCCTTGCGCAACAACATCATCGCGGTGAATATCATGTCGCCGGGCACGACCCCGGGTGTGAGAACGACCCGGTCGGCCATCACGCCCCAGGTGATCTCCTTGACCAGATCCGTTGCGGCACCGGTGTCGGCAGCGGTATGGGTGGCGCCGAACGTCGGTGCGATCTCACGTTTGAACTCATTGGGGTCGACCGCCACGATGTGCTTGGCGCCGGCGACTTTCGCGCCCTGCACCGCGTTCATGCCGATTCCGCCGACACCGACTACGACGACGGTATCGCCGGGTTGCGTGCCTGCCGCCACCGATCCCGACCCGAATCCCGTCGTCACCCCGCAGGACACCAGCGAGGCGGCCTCGAGGGGGATCCAGTCGTGGACTTTGACCAGCGAGCGTTCGGAGGCCACCACGTACTCGGAGAAAGTGCCGACCTGCATCATGGCCATCAGGTCTTCGTCGCCGAGGTGGCGACGGCGGGTGCCGTCGGTGGTCATCGCCTTGCTATAGATGTCAGCGCCCACGTCGCACAGGTAGGTGTAGCCGCTGGCACACCATCGGCAGTTGCCACAGGCGGGCAGGAACGAGACCGCCACGTGGTCACCGGGCTTCAGCGTCGTCACCCCGGGCCCGACCGCTTCGACGACGCCGGAACCCTCGTGCCCGCCGAGCATGGGAAACCATTCGGGCACCGGAAGGCCCGACGCCCGCATCATCTCCTCCATCTCCGCGGTCGGCACACTGTCGCCGGTATAGAAGTGTTCGTCGGAGTGACAGATCCCCGCATAGGCCATTTTGACCAGCACTTCGCCCGCGTGCGGCGGATCGAGCTCTACTTCGGTGACTTCCCAGTCCACACCGACACCGCGCAACACCGCTGCTTTGGACTTCATCGCTTCTCTTTCGTTCGGGCGGGCTCCGGTCATGAAGCCGGCCAGCCGACAGTCTTTGTCTCGGTGAAGATCTCGAGTCCCTCGATGCCGCATTGCCGGCCGACGCCCGACTGTTTGTAGCCGCCGAAAGGCGCGTCTGCGCCATACCAGAGCCCGCCATTGATGCCGAGCGTGCCGGTTCGGATCCGACTCGCCACGGATTTGGCGCGGTCGAGGTCGTTGGCGAACACCATGCCCGACAGGCCGTAGATCGATTCGTTGGCGATCCGCACGGCGTCGTCGTCGCCGTCGAATCCGATGACCGAAAGCACCGGCCCGAAGATCTCCTCCTGCGCGATGGTCATCTTGTTGTCGACACTCGCGAACACGGTCGGCTCGACAAAATAGCCCTTCGGCAGGTGCTTGGGGATCCCGCCGCCGGTGACCAGTCGGGCGCCTTCCTGCTTGCCCTTCTCGATGTATCCCAGGACCCGGTCATGCTGCTTCTTGGACACCACGGGCCCCTGCAGCACCGAGGGATCGGTCGGGTCGCCGTATTTGTTCTTTTCCATGGCGGCCTTGACGATTTCGACCGCTTCGTCGTAACGAGAGCTCGGCACCAGAAGGCGGGTGGGCATCGCGCAGCCCTGCCCGGCGTGCATGCAGATGAACGCGCTGCCGCCGACCGCGCCGCTGATGTCACCGTCTTCGTCCAGCACCGTGTACACGGACTTGCCGCCGAGTTCGAGGAAGGTGGGTTTGACGGTCTCGGCAGCGGCGGCCATGACGCGCCTGCCGGTGGCCGTCGATCCGGTGAATGCCACCATGTCGACCAACGGCGACGTCGAAATCACCTCCCCGACAAGGTGCTCAGAGGAGGGGACGATGTTGATCACCCCGGGCGGGATGTCGGTGTGTTCGGCGATGATCCGGCCGATCCTGGTGGCGTTCCACGGCGTGTCCGGGGCGGGCTTGAGCACGCAGGTGTTGCCCATCGCCAGGATGGGGCCGATCTTGTTGAGGACGATCTCGAAGGGGAAGTTCCACGGGGTGATGACACCGACGACGCCGACCGGTTCTTTCCAGACCTCGCGGGCCGTGAGGCTGCCCATGCCGAACGCGTCCTTGTCGGGAAGCGGACGCTTCCAGGCGAATTCGCCGATCATGTCGGCGGGCCAGGTCAACGCCTCGTTGAGGGGCACGTCGAGTTGCGGCCCGTAGGTGGACAGCACGGGGCAGCCCACTTCGGCGACGAGCTCGGTGCGCAGCTCCTCACGTTCCGCCTCGAGCGCTGCCTGCAATTGCCGCAGTCCGGCGGCGCGCGCATCGCCGCTGCGTGACCACTCGGTGTTGTCGAACGCATGCCGCGCGGCGGCGATGGCGCGTTCCATGTCGGCGCGGGTCCCGTCGCTGGTGGCGCCGAGGACCTCTTCCGTCGCCGGGTTGATGTTGTTGAACTGCCGTCCGGTCTCGGACTCGACGAGCTTGCCGTCGATGAGCATTCGGGATTCGTGGTTCACCATTGCCGAAGTTCCTTCACTGCGTCGGAGGCGCGCGGGGCCAGTGTGAGAGAGGGAATGAAACTGCTATTGCCGCAACGGATGACAGAATGGACGACTTCGGTCAGGTGTTCGGCGTCGACGAGACCGCCCAGCATGTACTTGTTCTCCATCCAGTACTTGATGGCCGATTCCAGCGCGTCGGGGTCCCAGCTCTTGTTGAACTCGGTCTGCGCGTCGCCGCTGCCGCCGAGGCTGTCGCCCACGGCGAGACGGGTGAAACCGATCTCCGGGTGTTCGATGCGCCACGCCTCGACGAGCTTGTCCAGCGCGCCCTTGGTGACGGCGTAGGACCCGAGCAGCGGCCACGGCGTCGTGTAGGAGGCGCTCAGCGACGACAAGTACACGGCCGATCCTGCCGCCGCGGCCAGGTATGGCGCGGCGGCCGCTGTGACCAGCGAGGCGCCGGTGACATTGGTCGCGAACAACTGCGCCCATTGTTGTGCGGTCACCTCACGCAG
The sequence above is drawn from the Mycobacterium marseillense genome and encodes:
- a CDS encoding helix-turn-helix transcriptional regulator, whose amino-acid sequence is MPDREPLAAFLRARRERLKPADVGLADSGRRRVAGLRREEVAMLAGISADYYLRLEQGRTTQPSDQVLAALAGALQLDDDAAEYMRNLARPALPRRSGSAAPVEKVDLGLRTLIDNWQLIPAYVQDRHMNVLAANSMAQALLPYFAPGFNQLRTAFLDSDFPAWVRNWDEVTEMLVSWLRFNFAEDRSNDPELVSLINELSDASPRFRSLWARQEVKQKTSGPAPFYHPRVGPLTLCYRVFMLPDMRQTMIAYYAEPGTRSEESLRLLSSLVHSG
- a CDS encoding class I SAM-dependent methyltransferase → MAELMDWDDAYHENGIFSGLPPWGIGRPQPQIADLISQGMFRSDVLDAGCGYGDTSLVLAALGYTVVGIDRSVIAIDAAVEERRRRRLPNATFVSSDITSLTGYEDRFATVVDSALFHALPVTKRDDYLNSIRRASAPGASLYILTFTQAAFPEDPGYPIPNVVTRNELGDAVGRHWTIDEIRPAFIHAYAPQTRSSPRFDLDADGYEKLPALLLTAHRP
- a CDS encoding alpha/beta fold hydrolase is translated as MAKRLRAAGHRSIALTLPGLNDGEDPSGYRLTDAVDYVVSQVRGLELDVILVAHSWGGYPATGAAALLAEQVSKVIYFNALVPVCGKSLVDDHPPAGRDLLLHLINDSPDGAIAPTLAYVEELFMQDTAPILQRMVADLLTPQPGGYFLDALHVDPAALTVPTAYIASEDDCAPQWSAAEFASRLGVEPVYVPGTHLSMLTHPDEVAEAIMAA
- a CDS encoding FAD-dependent oxidoreductase is translated as MTHADRNTAVVLGASMGGLLAARVLADFYQRVTVVERDVLPDVPVNRRGVPQGRHPHALLGRAVEIIGNLFPGIFDQLTADGAIRWDDGDMSRFWSKFAGHLMVRSSIPDPASLTDYHLSRPLLEHAVRRAVRKIPNIEFLEEHDFVGLTADTDRARITGARVQKRGGTDETVIAADLVVDATGRGSRAPVFLEELGYRRPREDEIEVRIAYATVPVRIPRGTLHELVVTNYPISSRPTMFAMFACENDMYLVLGGGVGGQDPPADVTELLDLAATLAPSHITAALQSAEILGDLAQYRIPSNRWRRYDKLARLPAGLLVFADAICSFNPIYGQGMTVAALEAEVLRDCLRRGDRNLPGRFYGKSSKKIRVAWRTAVGSDLMLPQVPGRRPLSVRVMNSYMDRVLTAAETDSLVAQQFFRVVQMLDGPSALIRPHIVGCIAKASMTRKRCLQPVDRIGQPRQCGTLGTAWPK
- a CDS encoding cupin domain-containing protein — encoded protein: MGALEVFGPIVEFLTPEDDEQVCVMRAVIPAGATVPLHSHDDFEHFYILAGAHQILVQGDRGPQWHDACAGDYVRLPGDVPHAIRNALEEPAVVLIVTTPRMGTFFREVGRPAGSPPPTAHEVGRFLEIAERYGYLLATPEQNAAVGITLPASSRDEPPELENTHAAI
- a CDS encoding GMC family oxidoreductase, coding for MLLSEIAPHYDFVVCGSGSSGSVVAGRLAEDPDVTVLLLEAGGTDDVPAVQNPLQWPHNLGSERDWGFVSEPNAHLNGRSISHSMGKVLGGGSSINVMAWARGHRSDWDYFAAEAGDESWGYESVLEIYRRIEDWHGPADPDRGVGGPLFNAPAREPNPLAAAIVEGARSVGIPSYPSNNSAMMVAEGGASLIDLRLRNEMRQSTFRGYVYPLLQRSNLSVLTGATVTRLLFKDKRVTAVEFYCGGTNYNVSAMSEVVISLGAINTPKVLMQSGIGDADELRRFAIPVVSHLPGVGRNFQDHPRIDCVWEYREPLEPHNNGAEVMVLSKSDLVLEAPDLQICVAELPLSSAENIAVYGLPEHGWTACAGVLRPKSRGRVRLTGPDPAHPVAIEDNRLAHEEDFKAALAAVKLCREVGNSVPVQRFNKREVMPGDLANHELERFIRDGTETFWHQSCTAKMGRDAMSVVDANLRVYGVEGLRIADGSIMPRITTGNTMAPCVVIGERASDILKAEHGLARTG
- a CDS encoding NDMA-dependent alcohol dehydrogenase — protein: MKSKAAVLRGVGVDWEVTEVELDPPHAGEVLVKMAYAGICHSDEHFYTGDSVPTAEMEEMMRASGLPVPEWFPMLGGHEGSGVVEAVGPGVTTLKPGDHVAVSFLPACGNCRWCASGYTYLCDVGADIYSKAMTTDGTRRRHLGDEDLMAMMQVGTFSEYVVASERSLVKVHDWIPLEAASLVSCGVTTGFGSGSVAAGTQPGDTVVVVGVGGIGMNAVQGAKVAGAKHIVAVDPNEFKREIAPTFGATHTAADTGAATDLVKEITWGVMADRVVLTPGVVPGDMIFTAMMLLRKGGTCVLTGMPKITDLMVPIVLTDMVSSCKTFKGVLYGELNPREAMPKLLAMYEAGLIKLDELVTQKYKLDDINEAMKDLRAGKNIRGVIAFE
- a CDS encoding aldehyde dehydrogenase family protein codes for the protein MVNHESRMLIDGKLVESETGRQFNNINPATEEVLGATSDGTRADMERAIAAARHAFDNTEWSRSGDARAAGLRQLQAALEAEREELRTELVAEVGCPVLSTYGPQLDVPLNEALTWPADMIGEFAWKRPLPDKDAFGMGSLTAREVWKEPVGVVGVITPWNFPFEIVLNKIGPILAMGNTCVLKPAPDTPWNATRIGRIIAEHTDIPPGVINIVPSSEHLVGEVISTSPLVDMVAFTGSTATGRRVMAAAAETVKPTFLELGGKSVYTVLDEDGDISGAVGGSAFICMHAGQGCAMPTRLLVPSSRYDEAVEIVKAAMEKNKYGDPTDPSVLQGPVVSKKQHDRVLGYIEKGKQEGARLVTGGGIPKHLPKGYFVEPTVFASVDNKMTIAQEEIFGPVLSVIGFDGDDDAVRIANESIYGLSGMVFANDLDRAKSVASRIRTGTLGINGGLWYGADAPFGGYKQSGVGRQCGIEGLEIFTETKTVGWPAS
- a CDS encoding SDR family oxidoreductase gives rise to the protein MADTGQPPLRVAVVGASAGLGRCIGTGLAQRGAHVALLARRYDRLVDAARDAGNGAVAVACDVTVTDACQKAMSEAADALGGLDALVYTTGMGVLAPLREVTAQQWAQLFATNVTGASLVTAAAAPYLAAAAGSAVYLSSLSASYTTPWPLLGSYAVTKGALDKLVEAWRIEHPEIGFTRLAVGDSLGGSGDAQTEFNKSWDPDALESAIKYWMENKYMLGGLVDAEHLTEVVHSVIRCGNSSFIPSLTLAPRASDAVKELRQW